From Nitrobacter sp. NHB1, a single genomic window includes:
- the secB gene encoding protein-export chaperone SecB — protein sequence MTNGNGTPPEGAPSPQLNVLAQYTKDLSFENPNAPSSLAPQQKPPAISVQINVGANNVAQDEFEVTLTVEGKAEHDGKLMFRFELAYAGLFRIVNVPQENLPPLVMIECPRLLFPFAREIIATAVRDGGFPPLMLDPVDFVSMFRQNMERQAAVQQKPS from the coding sequence ATGACCAACGGCAACGGCACACCTCCCGAGGGAGCCCCTTCACCCCAGCTGAATGTGCTGGCTCAGTACACCAAGGACCTCTCTTTCGAGAATCCCAATGCGCCCTCTTCGCTCGCCCCTCAGCAGAAGCCGCCGGCGATCAGCGTTCAGATCAATGTTGGCGCCAACAATGTGGCGCAGGACGAATTCGAAGTGACGCTCACGGTCGAGGGCAAGGCCGAACATGACGGTAAGCTGATGTTTCGCTTCGAGCTGGCCTATGCGGGCCTGTTCCGCATCGTTAACGTCCCGCAGGAAAACCTGCCCCCGCTGGTCATGATCGAGTGTCCGCGGCTTCTGTTCCCGTTCGCTCGCGAGATTATTGCGACGGCGGTTCGCGACGGCGGATTTCCGCCACTGATGCTGGACCCGGTCGACTTCGTGAGCATGTTTCGGCAAAATATGGAACGGCAGGCTGCGGTGCAACAAAAGCCGAGCTAG
- the dnaQ gene encoding DNA polymerase III subunit epsilon, with translation MREIVLDTETTGLDPLRGDRVVEIGCVEIFNRMPTGQTFHRYINPERDMPQEAFAVHGLSSEFLAEKPLFTHVVDEFLEFIGDAPLVIHNASFDISFINAELDRLKMRTIGRDRLVDTLLLARRKHPGVSNRLDDLCSRYAIDNSRRTKHGALLDAELLAEVYIDLIGARQSQLILAETASRRTGGTLDMPRRQRTVPLAPRVTDADRIAHRDFVATLGEKAIWKEFAGTEALKQAVSD, from the coding sequence ATGCGCGAAATCGTCCTCGATACCGAAACGACCGGACTGGACCCGCTGCGCGGCGATCGTGTGGTTGAGATCGGGTGTGTCGAAATTTTCAATCGCATGCCGACAGGGCAGACATTTCACCGCTACATCAATCCGGAACGCGACATGCCGCAGGAGGCGTTCGCGGTGCATGGCCTGTCGAGTGAGTTCCTTGCCGAGAAACCGCTATTTACCCATGTCGTGGATGAATTCCTGGAATTTATTGGCGACGCGCCGCTGGTCATCCATAATGCATCGTTCGATATCAGCTTTATCAATGCTGAGCTTGATCGCCTCAAAATGCGGACGATCGGACGCGACCGGTTGGTGGATACGCTGCTGCTGGCGCGGCGGAAGCACCCGGGCGTGTCGAACCGGCTCGACGATCTCTGCTCGCGCTATGCCATCGACAACTCCCGCCGCACCAAACACGGCGCGTTGCTCGACGCCGAACTGCTTGCCGAGGTCTATATCGATCTGATCGGTGCGCGGCAGTCGCAATTGATCCTGGCGGAAACCGCGTCCCGTCGAACCGGCGGGACGCTGGATATGCCAAGACGGCAACGAACTGTGCCTCTTGCGCCGCGCGTTACCGATGCCGACCGCATTGCGCATCGGGACTTTGTCGCCACGCTCGGCGAGAAGGCGATCTGGAAGGAATTCGCCGGGACCGAGGCTTTGAAGCAGGCCGTTTCAGATTAG
- a CDS encoding Tim44/TimA family putative adaptor protein → MDIYTIIFLALAVFIFLRLRSVLGQRTGNERPPYDRATREVLHGTQDNNVVPMAGPVIDQASSAPTGDAASTPDRWKNLAEPGTPLALGLDAIAAQDSSFDPKHFLNGARSAYEMIVLAFANGDRRTLKDLLSSDVYESFDAAIKDREKLEQKTETRFVSIDKVELIGAELRDSAEQLTVRFTSQMISMTRDKTGAVVDGNPEKISDITDVWTFARDIPSRDPNWKLVGTGSTD, encoded by the coding sequence GTGGATATTTACACCATCATTTTCCTGGCGCTGGCGGTCTTTATCTTCCTGCGTCTGCGCAGTGTCCTGGGACAGCGCACGGGAAATGAGCGTCCGCCTTACGACCGTGCTACGCGAGAGGTCCTGCATGGTACGCAGGACAACAACGTTGTCCCGATGGCAGGTCCCGTGATCGACCAGGCGTCGTCGGCGCCCACGGGCGATGCAGCGTCCACCCCCGACCGCTGGAAAAATCTGGCCGAGCCCGGTACGCCCCTCGCCCTCGGGCTCGATGCCATTGCGGCTCAGGATTCGTCCTTCGATCCGAAGCATTTCCTCAACGGCGCGCGTAGCGCCTATGAGATGATTGTTCTGGCATTCGCCAACGGCGATCGCCGGACCTTGAAGGATCTTCTGTCGTCGGATGTCTATGAAAGCTTTGATGCCGCTATCAAGGATCGGGAGAAACTTGAGCAGAAAACGGAAACGCGATTTGTCTCAATCGACAAAGTCGAACTGATCGGTGCGGAATTGCGGGATAGTGCGGAGCAGCTGACGGTTCGTTTCACTTCGCAGATGATTTCGATGACCCGCGACAAGACCGGAGCGGTCGTCGACGGAAACCCCGAGAAGATTTCCGATATCACCGATGTTTGGACCTTTGCCCGCGATATCCCTTCGCGCGATCCGAACTGGAAACTGGTTGGCACCGGAAGCACCGACTGA
- the mltA gene encoding murein transglycosylase A, whose translation MKRCAVGFCIAAALVPVAVEAHDTRHRPAWPIEIAGGQYMPVSWAEIAGWNDDNHLDAFKAFRASCRAVTARRISAVSQKALGTSLRAPCHAAKNAAISGDAKARAFFETRFRAVRISRLGETDGFVTGYYEPIIEGSRIRTDAYTVPVYRRPSNLFVRGFTQSAPSLPNSGPVYRKIGRRKLVPYYDRAEIEDGAIAGRGLEICWLKSQTDLLFTQIQGSARVQLEDGSTIRINYDSYNGYPYTAVGRILIERNIIPKDQMSMQRIRQWMNENPDGATELRRQNRSYIFFREVKLSDNDEAVGAQGVPLAPGRSIAVDKSLHVYGTPFFIEGELPIESEQAKTPFHRLMIAQDTGSAILGPARADLYFGAGPEAGRVSGRLRHNMHFVMLVPNSLDPVARGRTMPLPETRPSARIAELFPPKAQKPADRKAGPQPSAPSTLAPAGEPAGAAPVSAAKAASSEATPLPAARPEVGSSRHQARRHYHRRHYRHERHRNPR comes from the coding sequence TTGAAAAGGTGCGCCGTCGGATTTTGCATCGCCGCGGCGCTTGTACCTGTCGCGGTCGAAGCTCATGACACCCGTCATCGTCCGGCCTGGCCGATCGAGATCGCGGGCGGCCAATATATGCCGGTCTCATGGGCCGAGATCGCCGGCTGGAACGACGACAATCATCTCGATGCATTCAAGGCTTTTCGTGCGAGCTGCCGTGCGGTCACCGCACGGCGGATTTCGGCTGTCAGCCAAAAGGCACTCGGCACGTCATTGCGGGCGCCGTGTCACGCCGCGAAGAATGCGGCTATCTCGGGCGATGCCAAAGCCCGCGCCTTCTTTGAGACCCGTTTCCGGGCGGTGCGCATTTCACGTCTCGGCGAAACCGACGGTTTTGTCACGGGCTATTACGAGCCGATCATCGAGGGATCGCGCATCAGGACGGATGCTTACACCGTGCCGGTTTATCGGCGTCCCTCGAATCTTTTCGTCCGGGGGTTTACGCAGAGCGCGCCGAGCTTGCCAAACAGCGGACCGGTGTATCGCAAGATCGGCCGCCGGAAGCTGGTTCCTTACTACGACCGCGCTGAAATCGAGGATGGCGCGATCGCAGGCCGTGGCCTCGAAATCTGCTGGCTGAAGAGTCAGACCGATCTGCTTTTCACGCAAATCCAGGGCTCCGCGCGGGTTCAGCTCGAGGACGGCTCGACCATACGCATCAACTACGATTCCTATAACGGATATCCGTATACCGCGGTCGGTCGTATCCTGATCGAGCGCAACATCATCCCAAAGGATCAGATGTCGATGCAGCGCATCAGGCAGTGGATGAATGAAAATCCGGATGGCGCCACCGAGCTGCGCCGCCAAAACCGGTCATATATCTTCTTCCGCGAGGTAAAGCTCTCGGACAACGACGAGGCGGTCGGCGCACAGGGCGTGCCGCTGGCGCCGGGCCGGTCGATCGCGGTCGATAAATCGCTGCATGTCTATGGCACGCCGTTCTTCATCGAAGGCGAGCTGCCGATCGAATCCGAGCAAGCGAAAACGCCGTTCCATCGACTGATGATCGCGCAGGATACCGGCTCGGCGATTCTTGGTCCGGCCCGGGCGGACCTCTACTTCGGCGCAGGTCCGGAAGCGGGGCGCGTGTCGGGCCGCCTGCGGCATAATATGCACTTCGTGATGCTTGTTCCGAACAGCCTCGATCCGGTCGCTCGCGGCAGAACCATGCCGCTTCCGGAAACCCGGCCGTCGGCAAGGATCGCAGAGCTGTTTCCGCCGAAGGCTCAGAAGCCGGCCGACCGCAAGGCCGGCCCGCAACCGTCAGCACCGTCCACCCTCGCCCCGGCGGGCGAGCCGGCCGGGGCTGCGCCCGTGTCCGCGGCGAAAGCTGCCTCGTCAGAAGCCACTCCGCTGCCGGCGGCGCGGCCCGAGGTCGGGTCCAGTCGCCATCAAGCGCGACGTCACTACCATCGCCGCCACTATCGTCATGAGCGACATCGCAACCCACGATGA